The Solibacillus daqui genome has a segment encoding these proteins:
- a CDS encoding DUF2812 domain-containing protein, with translation MTKVVRKLRLNNYWNLVEHESWYTHMAQQGLFLKKNGVFFTYFEKRPQRQMKYRIEVSKKAMAIEQLDFYEEAGWDYVTSYNYFHVFSSPVELNAPEIHTDPTQQSHMLKELNRLLMFNWIFTIFGAVFSSTIFWAIFFLDGTPIRQLVKGMTTSQLLLPLFMFLLMIQVAQAALSIRRLKKNLERGIPLQHDIPWRKKTLKHVWACLFLVVALLHLFLSSMQLYMMERGTLTADHHEFSAVSLASIENNDAFIHEEHLGNGIDYGNMYEKAWNPFAPTQYTVNESGIVPNLMWEDGSRKYSPSIMTEYYEVSFEFLARPLARDLMKWYDFGDGRLYSKVADSRFDVLYTREDFPKLEIAAKKGKKVVYVRYYGDAMKSQVIEQVARLLISDSE, from the coding sequence ATGACTAAAGTTGTGCGAAAGCTTCGGTTAAATAATTATTGGAACTTGGTGGAGCACGAAAGCTGGTATACCCATATGGCGCAGCAAGGACTTTTCTTGAAAAAGAATGGCGTTTTCTTTACGTATTTTGAAAAGAGACCTCAAAGACAAATGAAATACCGCATTGAAGTATCTAAAAAGGCAATGGCTATTGAGCAGCTGGATTTTTATGAAGAAGCGGGCTGGGATTATGTGACGAGCTATAATTATTTCCATGTGTTTAGCTCCCCTGTCGAATTGAATGCACCTGAAATTCATACCGATCCGACACAACAGTCGCATATGTTAAAAGAGCTCAATCGATTGCTGATGTTCAATTGGATTTTTACGATTTTTGGAGCTGTTTTCAGTAGTACGATCTTTTGGGCGATTTTCTTTTTAGATGGCACGCCAATTCGTCAACTGGTGAAAGGAATGACGACGAGTCAGTTATTACTTCCATTATTTATGTTTTTACTGATGATACAAGTAGCACAAGCAGCTTTATCAATACGTCGCTTAAAAAAGAACTTAGAAAGGGGAATACCGCTACAGCATGATATCCCATGGCGGAAAAAGACGCTTAAACATGTATGGGCGTGTTTGTTTTTAGTTGTTGCGTTATTACACTTGTTTTTATCAAGTATGCAACTTTATATGATGGAGCGAGGTACGTTGACTGCTGATCATCATGAATTTTCTGCTGTGTCTTTAGCGTCGATTGAAAACAATGACGCATTTATTCACGAGGAACATTTAGGTAATGGAATTGACTATGGCAATATGTACGAAAAAGCGTGGAATCCATTTGCGCCAACACAATATACGGTGAATGAATCAGGCATCGTCCCAAATTTAATGTGGGAAGATGGCAGTAGAAAATATTCTCCATCAATTATGACGGAATACTATGAGGTAAGCTTTGAATTTCTAGCTCGACCATTAGCACGTGATTTAATGAAATGGTACGATTTTGGAGATGGCAGACTGTATTCGAAAGTAGCTGATTCGAGATTTGATGTGCTGTATACACGTGAGGATTTTCCAAAGCTTGAAATTGCGGCAAAAAAAGGCAAAAAGGTTGTCTATGTTCGCTATTATGGCGATGCAATGAAGAGTCAAGTAATTGAGCAGGTTGCAAGATTACTGATTTCTGACAGCGAGTAA
- a CDS encoding EAL domain-containing protein, producing MILKALAVTKPTSFFIFNQFLYWQRLYALKKIMAQDKMKTYFQPIYDVQANKTMGFEALNRPDDVTCFDNTDDFYEFVGQTKNVYLFERFCRNLSIRRYCEQLNKEMDNKDFTLFINIHPNILLDKNYHSGETLALLKSFGISPQQVVFELTERSAVTDFHEFSRVLSHYRKQGYRIAVDDVGSGYNSLKTLIYLKPEFIKIDRSLIQNIDTEIPQQQLLSVLLNYAFQSETKVIAEGIERMEEFEYIREAGVHFAQGYAIGRPNEQLYEANVPLMRK from the coding sequence GTGATTTTGAAAGCTCTAGCCGTAACAAAACCGACTTCATTTTTTATTTTTAACCAATTTCTTTATTGGCAGCGTTTATATGCACTCAAAAAAATTATGGCGCAAGATAAAATGAAGACTTATTTTCAACCGATTTATGATGTACAGGCAAATAAAACGATGGGCTTTGAAGCATTAAACCGTCCAGATGATGTTACGTGCTTTGATAATACCGATGATTTTTATGAGTTTGTTGGACAAACAAAAAATGTTTATTTATTTGAGCGTTTTTGCCGCAATTTATCCATTCGTCGATACTGTGAACAATTAAATAAAGAAATGGATAATAAAGATTTTACTTTATTTATTAATATCCATCCGAATATTTTACTCGATAAAAATTATCACAGTGGCGAAACGCTCGCTTTATTAAAATCATTTGGCATTTCCCCGCAACAAGTTGTTTTTGAATTGACTGAACGCAGTGCGGTGACAGACTTTCATGAGTTTTCTCGCGTGTTATCACATTATCGTAAGCAAGGGTATCGAATTGCGGTGGATGATGTGGGATCAGGTTATAACAGTTTAAAAACGCTCATTTACTTAAAGCCAGAATTTATTAAAATCGATCGATCGTTAATTCAAAATATTGATACAGAAATTCCGCAGCAGCAACTCCTATCGGTATTATTAAATTACGCTTTCCAATCAGAAACAAAAGTGATTGCAGAAGGTATTGAACGCATGGAAGAATTCGAATACATACGCGAGGCCGGTGTTCATTTTGCACAAGGCTATGCCATTGGACGTCCAAATGAACAACTTTATGAGGCAAATGTACCGCTTATGCGTAAATAG
- a CDS encoding PadR family transcriptional regulator, with protein sequence MSYSGGPMTEAMYYVLLALMRPNHGYQLMHAIGDVSRGRMQMGPGTLYGVLSRMQKDGLIALTNNDGRRKTYEITVDGKAALLSEYRRLQAVLEDSQLLEGGTDND encoded by the coding sequence ATGTCTTATAGTGGGGGGCCGATGACCGAGGCGATGTATTATGTGCTACTTGCGCTGATGCGTCCGAATCATGGCTATCAACTGATGCATGCCATCGGGGATGTTTCGCGCGGACGAATGCAAATGGGACCAGGTACACTTTATGGGGTGCTGTCACGTATGCAAAAAGATGGGCTCATTGCATTAACTAATAATGATGGACGTCGAAAAACGTATGAAATTACAGTGGACGGGAAAGCAGCTCTACTTAGTGAATACCGTCGATTGCAGGCGGTCTTAGAAGATAGTCAGTTATTGGAGGGGGGGACAGACAATGACTAA
- a CDS encoding GNAT family N-acetyltransferase, with protein MKFKTFVAQDLEACTKAFIEVFNCAPWNDEWTTENATRYLRDFSRTPGFLGLLAIEQDEIVGFIFGVRRMWWSGEEFFIHEMCVKSQKQHTGIGTALLNQLVNELAPHAIQNITLLTDRGIPAEAFYKKNGFEEIERIIFLSKDL; from the coding sequence ATGAAATTCAAAACATTTGTAGCGCAAGATTTAGAAGCCTGCACGAAAGCCTTTATTGAGGTATTCAACTGTGCGCCATGGAACGATGAATGGACAACAGAAAATGCTACCCGCTATTTGCGGGATTTTTCTCGTACACCTGGCTTTCTAGGGTTATTAGCGATTGAGCAAGATGAAATAGTCGGATTTATTTTCGGTGTTCGACGTATGTGGTGGAGTGGAGAGGAATTTTTCATTCATGAAATGTGCGTAAAGTCACAAAAACAACACACTGGAATTGGAACAGCATTATTAAATCAGCTAGTAAACGAGCTCGCACCTCACGCCATTCAAAACATCACATTACTTACAGACCGCGGCATCCCTGCTGAAGCCTTTTACAAGAAAAATGGCTTTGAGGAAATTGAACGTATTATTTTTTTAAGTAAGGATTTATAG